Proteins found in one Coffea eugenioides isolate CCC68of chromosome 5, Ceug_1.0, whole genome shotgun sequence genomic segment:
- the LOC113771821 gene encoding trans-resveratrol di-O-methyltransferase-like, with translation MDLSRNLGDHGGAFFQAQAHIWNHIFNFINSMSLKCAIQLGIPDIIHKHGQPMTLAQLIDALPIKNAKAPFIYRLMRILIHSGFFIDARIPGTENDNQKGYLLTSASELLLKTNPFSVTPFLLAMLDPILTDPWHHFSQWFQNSDESPFYTCHGRPLWELAGHEPRLNQFFNEAMASDARLVSSLVIKDYKHVFEGLNSLVDVGGGTGTFAEAIADAFPHLKCTVLDLPHVVNGLESSKNLAYVGGDMFEAIPSADTVLLKWILHDWSDEECVQILRKCKEAIPSKEKGGKVIIIDILLKSQQKGDDDHEAIETQLLFDMLMMVLLTGRERNEKDWAKLFFEAGFNDYKITAALGLRSIIEVYYY, from the exons atggatttgTCTAGAAATCTTGGTGATCATGGTGGTGCGTTTTTTCAAGCTCAAGCTCACATTTGGAACCATATATTCAACTTCATAAATTCCATGTCCCTCAAATGCGCAATTCAATTAGGCATTCCAGACATTATTCACAAACATGGTCAGCCGATGACCCTTGCTCAATTGATCGATGCTCTTCCCATCAAGAATGCAAAAGCCCCTTTCATTTATCGTCTCATGCGGATTTTGATCCACTCAGGCTTCTTCATTGACGCAAGGATTCCTGGAACTGAGAATGATAATCAAAAGGGCTATCTGCTTACTTCTGCTTCTGAGCTTCTTTTAAAGACTAACCCTTTCAGCGTTACGCCGTTTTTACTGGCCATGCTCGATCCCATCTTGACTGATCCATGGCACCATTTCAGCCAGTGGTTTCAGAACAGTGATGAATCCCCATTTTATACTTGCCATGGGAGGCCACTTTGGGAGCTTGCAGGCCATGAGCCGCGGCTTAATCAATTCTTTAACGAAGCAATGGCTAGCGATGCCCGGCTGGTTAGTAGCCTGGTGATCAAAGATTATAAGCATGTTTTTGAGGGTTTGAATTCCTTGGTGGATGTTGGAGGTGGAACTGGAACTTTTGCTGAGGCAATTGCCGATGCTTTCCCTCACCTGAAATGCACTGTGCTTGATCTTCCTCATGTTGTTAATGGCCTGGAAAGTAGTAAGAACTTAGCCTATGTCGGAGGAGACATGTTTGAAGCCATTCCTTCTGCAGATACAGTTTTATTGAAG TGGATATTGCACGATTGGAGCGACGAGGAGTGTGTACAAATACTTAGGAAATGTAAAGAAGCAATTCCTAGCAAGGAAAAAGGAGGCAAGGTGATAATTATTGACATCTTACTCAAAAGCCAGCAGAAAGGGGATGATGATCATGAGGCGATTGAAACCCAACTGCTCTTTGATATGCTGATGATGGTTCTACTCAcaggaagagaaagaaatgagAAAGATTGGGCTAAACTTTTCTTTGAGGCAGGCTTCAATGACTATAAGATAACTGCAGCATTGGGCTTGAGATCTATCATTGaggtttattattattaa
- the LOC113771819 gene encoding trans-resveratrol di-O-methyltransferase-like, giving the protein MEKVENLGELIEAQTHVWNAMFHFKKSACLKCAVELGIPDVIRNHGKPITLSDLISVLPIHPSKSAHIFRLMRFLANSGFFVENPQGYALTSAGRLLLKDEPFNVRAHVFLSCDPAMLKPWNFLTKWFQNDDPSPFDTAYGNNFWHYNAQEVRFGKMFNEAMASDNQLSVEVLMTKCKFVLEGLTTLADVGGGTGKVARAIAQNFPNIKCTVYDLPHVVANQGGAENLEFLAGDMFQSVPRANAILLKRILHDWSDEDCLKILKNCKKAIPEKDNGGKVIIIDGVMGSQIQDKTSFEAEYSMDMQMLVMLGPAKERTEKEWSKLFSDAGFSTYKVYPVLGMRCLIEVYP; this is encoded by the exons ATGGAAAAAGTTGAGAATTTAGGTGAGCTTATTGAAGCTCAAACTCATGTGTGGAATGCAATGTTCCACTTCAAGAAATCTGCATGTCTAAAATGTGCAGTTGAATTGGGAATCCCAGATGTGATCAGGAATCATGGGAAGCCCATCACACTTTCTGACCTGATTTCTGTCCTCCCAATCCACCCTTCTAAATCTGCCCACATTTTTCGCTTAATGCGATTCTTGGCTAACTCTGGATTCTTTGTTGAAAACCCTCAAGGCTATGCACTCACCTCTGCAGGCCGGCTTCTTTTGAAAGATGAGCCATTCAATGTACGGGCACACGTTTTTCTATCATGTGATCCTGCCATGTTGAAGCCctggaatttcttgaccaaGTGGTTCCAGAATGATGATCCCTCTCCATTTGATACTGCGTATGGGAATAATTTCTGGCATTACAACGCTCAAGAAGTTCGATTTGGAAAAATGTTTAATGAGGCCATGGCTAGTGATAATCAGTTGTCTGTAGAAGTGCTGATGACCAAATGCAAGTTTGTGCTTGAAGGCTTGACAACTTTGGCTGATGTTGGGGGTGGCACAGGCAAAGTTGCTAGGGCCATTGCCCAAAACTTTCCTAACATAAAATGTACTGTGTATGATCTCCCACACGTCGTTGCTAATCAAGGAGGAGCTGAGAACTTGGAATTTTTAGCTGGAGATATGTTTCAAAGTGTACCCCGTGCCAATGCAATCTTGCTGAAG CGGATCCTTCATGACTGGAGTGATGAAGACTGCTTGAAAATTCTCAAGAACTGCAAAAAGGCCATTCCTGAGAAAGACAATGGGGGGAAGGTGATCATTATAGACGGTGTAATGGGAAGCCAGATACAGGATAAGACATCATTTGAAGCAGAATATAGCATGGACATGCAGATGTTGGTTATGCTTGGCCCTGCCAAAGAAAGAACTGAGAAGGAATGGTCAAAATTGTTTTCAGATGCTGGATTTAGTACCTATAAAGTCTATCCAGTCTTGGGCATGAGGTGTCTCATTGAGGTTTATCCTTGA